The region CTCTTTTAATTGTTAAAGTTGCTATTAATGAATTGCTGCTCCATTAATAATTGATGACTTTGAAAAAGGACGGCTACATCTCTCTCTCTCCAGCAGCGCATTAATAAAGACCTTTTATCAACTAAAATGGGGTGTGCATATGCTCTGACAGTGTAAGATAACCGTTGTTGctgaataaaatattttgttagttaagtactccctctgtccctcccatttgtttacactttcctttttgggatgtcccatccaattgtttacatttcaaaactttccaaaaatagtaaagtttttataatttttaaattaactacatccactaTTTTCCTCCACTATaaccactttatacatataatattaataggtcccactactttactcattttttcaacttttctccactactttatcatttttcttaaactccgcgccccacccaaatgtaaacatttgggagggacggagggagtatttaaCAGCAGAACTTATCTGTACACCAATTTGATTGTTTTATACTCCCTAGTAACAGAGGAGCAATATTCGTAGAACCAAATTTATTTTAATACATCAATAATGCAATTTCGGTTTCACATTTTTTTCAATCCTGATTGCTGTGTTGACTCCACAAATACCAATTATTGTACCAAGTCCACTATTCGACATCTTTTCCAATTTTTCATCTATCCTAGTTGTTGGATCTGTTGAGCGTATCAGTAAACTGATGGCTTCTGCTGATCCTCAAACTGAATCAGCTTCCTTTCCAGATTCGATAGATACTTCAGATACATCTGAAACTCCATCTTTTTGTGTCTCAAGTCCACTGTTTTCGACAAGTTCTGAAACACCACCCTCTTATGCTTCAGCTTCGGCTTTACCTCCTCCTGTGTGGGACGTTTTTATAAGCTTCCGCGGAAAAGACACTAGAAATAACTTTACAAGTCATTTGTTCCGTAGACTAAATGATTTTGGAATTCGAGCATATTTAGATAAATTTGAGCTGAAAACAGGAGAAGTGGTTTGGGACGCATTGGTCGAAGCTATTCAGAAATCCAAGATGTACATTGTTGTCTTCTCAGAAGACTATGCTTCTTCGAGTTGGTGCCTTAATGAGCTGGCAGAGATCTACAAATGTTACCAACAAGAAAAAAGATTGGTTGTTGGTGTGTATTGCAACATTGAACCAACAGTCGTGCGATACCAAAGTGGGAGTTTTAAACAATCATTTACAAAACACGAAGCTCGTGTGACTGAGATGGAGAAAGAAAGGCAGAAGGTGACTATtgaaattgctgatgaagaaaAAGAAGTGGTGGCAGCTGAGGCAGAGAGGGAGAAAGTAAAAGGGTGGCGCCGTACACTAAATAAAGTTGCAGCAATTTCCGGATTACCTATATCTGGGGAGAGGTAATATTATCATGCTTTTCACCAAGTTACATAATTATCTTCATACTAGCATTAGATAATCTATGTAGTTTATATTGGCGAGAAAAGTTATATGGAAACCACATTTTTATAGAAGAACATATAAAACCACCTATGTTCTATGTTCTGTAATTAAAACACTAAGaaatatactccctccgtcccctcaattctttacattgAGGGACGGGAGCTCGGCACGCACTTTAATACTCTTATTTAAtgtagttgcataattttttttaattttttttcttctaaataaaaatataatattcaaacttttatacaaaaaaaattttaaaaaataaattacagaAGTATACTTTATAGTcgccttaaaatgcgtgtcaaacatgtgaaaaaaattgtaaagaaatgaggggacggaggtagtattattttgtgaagtatattctatgaatatcactaattcattaaaattgttgatcgtttaagtttaataagtataatgtgtatgttctgtattttgaacaaatgttctgcaaactaaacatgtttccTAGAATAAAACTTTTTCTGATGTTCTACATGCGGTACATGTATGATattcaaaattttgaataaaataatgatcttTGGAGAATATTATTCGCAAAATAATACGTTTTGCAGTgtttttatgcaagattttagttGCAGAACATAAGTGTCTCCGTGATCTCCAACGAAAACGTTGTCTCCATATAACTTGACTCATATATTAGCTCTTAAGTTTAAATTAAATATGAATGATTAAACTATTAAATAATAAACATAAATTAAAAGAATTCCATGTGCTGAATTTAACCAATATGCTATGTATGCTTAATTTGGCATTAAAAGATTtcatgaaaaaaattatttgcaGGACTCAAGCTGATATTGTTGATGAAATTCTTGACGTGGTTTTACTAGAAATAAAACCCAATATTTTAAGTGTTCCCGAAAATCCAGTGGGCTTAGATCCTCGTCTTGATAACATAAGAAAATTGTTGAGGAGCGGCACCGAAGAAGGGGTTGTTAAGATTGGACTATACGGCATGGGTGGAGTGGGAAAATCAACTCTTGCCAAAGCTCTATATAACCAACTCTTGCGGGAAGGAACCTTTAAGAGGAGCTGCTTCCTCGGAGAAGTTAGGGAGGCTTCACTGAGAGCAGATGGCCTAGTACACTTACAAAAAAAACTTCTCAATGAAGTTTCTAGaagtaagaaaaagtttgagtttGACTATGTCGAGGAAGGGATTAAGTTCATAAGTGACAGAATTTGTTCCGAAAAAGTTCTGCTTCTTATTGATGATATAGACGACTGTAAACAGTATGAATCTTTTGTAGGGACGTTTGCTTCCGGGAGTATAGTTATTATAACTACAAGGGATAAACACATACTTGAGAAAATTGGAGTAGAAACCAAGTATATAGGCCAGGTGAAGGTGTTGGAAGAGGCCGAGTCACGGATACTATTTAGTCAACATGCTTTTGGAATTGCTACACCAGCTGACAACAGTTTAAAAGTATTAATTGATCAAATTTTATCTATTGCTGATGGGCTCCCCTTAGCTCTTAAGGTTTTCGGCGGACATTTGTTTACGGTGTCTGATCAGGTAGGATGGATATCTTACATCGAAAAACTGAAGCGAAATCCCGACAGCACTATTCAAGAAAAGCTTGTTATTAGCTTGAACGCTTTGAAATTGGAAGATCCTAAGCTGGAAAAGTTATTTCTTGATATTGCTTGTTTTTTCATCGGAAGGAAGAGGAAAGAGGTGGTTGATATACTGGAAACGTATTATCCCCATGTAAATCCTAAGATTGATACTCTAAAGAAAAGATGTTTACTAGATGATGAAAGTGACACTTTGAGGATGCACGAACTGCTTCTTGATATCGGAAGGGATGTTGCCCGAAACAACTCTGATGATGAACCTGGAAAACATAGCAGATTGTGGTTAACGAAAGATATATGTCGTGTTCTGAAGAATCGAAAGGTATATTATATGCTTTTTTGAAATGAATAGATTGGTTTTCATACGACTATAATATGTGTTACTTTTACCACTTCCTATTTCTCCTGAATTTATATATATACGACATTGGTCATCAACTTTTCTTCATGATGTATATGTTAGGGTACTGAAGCAATTGAAGGTATCATTCCCAGTAACTTCTACCACCAGGATGCTTTTGAGGGCGTATCATTTGCAGCTGCAACATCAACATTTAAAAGGATGAACATTTTACGATTTCTTTACATTAAGAATGTAGATCTCGGTGGAAGTTTTGAACAGATATTTGAAAATTTGACGTGGTTTCATTGGGACGGTTGTCATTTGGAGTGTTTACCTTCAGATTTTTGCCCTGAAAATCTTGTTATCCTTGCCTTGCGTAGTAGCAAAATGAAAACGATGTGGAAGATAAACATGGTAGGTAATTAGGTACTGTGAATGCTTTTCTTTTATATATGAGACTCTTAAGTGTGATTAAATTATTCCCCATTACACTTATTTTACAGGAATCCCAGGTTTTTGAAAACTTAAAGACTCTGGACATGTCTTATTCTCTGGATTTAATTATGACTCCGGACTTCAATAAATTACCCTGTCTTGAAATTTTAAATCTGGAGGGTTGTAAAAGCTTAATGGAGGTCGATGTATCAATTGTATGTTTGGTAAGTCTAGCCACTCTAAATTTGGGTGGCTGTGTTATCCTAAGAAATCTACCGGACAATATTTGCGACTTGAGGGCACTCAAAAGTCTAAACATAGGAGGTTGCAGTAGTTTGGAAGCATTGCCGGTAGAAGTGGGATACATTGAATCTCTAACAGAGCTTAGTGCATGGGGACTCGCAACTGTTTCCAACATACCAGATTCGATCATCCATCTTACTAATCTTGTTCATCTGAATTTAAGCGATAACGCATTTGGAACTCCATCTCCTTCCCGAACTGCATCTCCTCCTACTCGCTGGGATGTATTCTTGAGCTTCAGAGCTGAGGATACAAGATCCTCATTTACCAGTCATTTGTACTCTGCCTTAAATCAAAATGGAATTCGTACTTTTAGCGATGAGCCGACAATACTACGCGGAGAAGTAATATCAGACTTATTGTTGCAAGCTATTCATGAATCCAAGACTAACATTGTCGTCTTCTCCAAAAATTATGCTTCTTCACCTTGGTGCCTTAACGAGCTTGTAGAGATCCTCAATTGTCGCGAAACAATGCACAGATTGGTTATTCCAGTGTTTTACGACATTGATCCCTCTGCTCTACGAAACCAGACTGGGCGTTTAAGAGAAATTTTCGAAAAACACGAAGCTCGGTTTGAAATGGATAAAGTGAACAAGTGGCGTCGCACACTAGGAGAAGTTTCCAGCTATTCAGGATGGCATATAAAAAGCAGGTAATTCAATTACTTAAAGATTTACGGCATGACTTGTTAAGTTTATCACTAATCTCTAAATTAATCCATTTCCTATATAAATTCATCAGTCGATATTTATACATAGAGTAAATTGCATATTGCATCCCTTTGGTTTGGCTAGTTGGAACTTTGGTACCACTTGTTTAAACAATTGCAATTTGCACCCATACAAGTTAAGGCGCTGCACTTTGCACCCCTTCCGTTAGTTTTTGCCGTTACTGTTAAATGTGTCGGGGCTTAGGGGTAAAGAAATAATTTGACTATGTCTAATTGCACTTTGATCATTAAAGTTCAACAGATTTTTCATTTATATCCCTGGacaatttttttttacaattctAACCTTCAACTGTAAAAATTGAACATTTTAaccaatttattaaaaattttaatattcgaatatttataatttttaaaaaattattttcaatttttataatattcgaatttttataatttaaaaaaaaaattatattagaatttttattagattcgaatataaaaattatattcaaaattttaaaaaaaattatatttgaattttttaaaaaatcatattagaatttttgtaatattcgaattttaaaagtaattcgaatttttttatttatgatacgaatataatttcttaaaaaattcgaatattataaaaattggaattatttttttaaaaaaattcgaatataataaaaattctaatataattttttttaaaattataaaaattcgaatattataaaaatttaaaataattttttaaaaattataaaaattcgaatattaaaaattttaataaattggTTAAAATGTTCAATTTTTATAATTGAAGGtcaaaattataaaaagaaattgtTCAGGGGTATAAATGAAAAATCTGTTAAACTTTAATGATCAAAGTGCAATTAGACATGGTCAAATTACTTCTTTACCCCTGGCACATTTAACGGTAACGACAAAAACTAACGGTTAATAAATTGGTTAAAATgttcaattatttataaaaagaaattgtTCAGGGGTATAAATGAAAAATCTGTTAAACTTTAATGATCAAAGTGCAATTAGACATGGTCAAATTACTTCTTTACCCCTGACACATTTAACGGTAACGGCAAAAACTAATGTAAGGGGTGCAAAGTGCAGCGCCTAGACTTGTACGAGGTGCAAAGTGCAATTGTTTAAACAAGTGGCACCAAAGTCCCAATGGCTCAAACCAAAGGGATGCAATATGCAATTTACTCTTATAAATACTAGGTAACTTGTCAGTGTCATCATTTCCTTTAAATTATGTGTCAAAATTACTTTTGTCATTTACATTCATTGCTACTATTAGCAGATAAACAATACTAGAACACTTTCTACGACTTAGAACTAATGCAGGTTCAAGTTTTATATTTAAGTAAAAGATGATACGATCTCTTTCAAAATGTTTAGTGGCAGGTCTGAAGCCCAAACTATCAATGACATTGTTGACAGGATTTTAGTGGAAACCAATCCCATGAGTCTTTATGTCCCTGAATATCCAGTAGGGTTGGGTTCTCGTGTTGAAAACTTAACAGCATTGTTGAGCGGTGAAACAAAAGATGTCATAAAGATTGGTTTATATGGTGTGGCTGGAGTGGGAAAAACAACTCTTGCCAGAGCACTTTACAATCAATTGTTGCTAAGAAGTTTTAAGGGCACATGCTTTCTTGCACAGGTGCAGGAGGCCTCGAGGACAACCAAAGGCCTAGTATCTCTACAACAAAAACTTATCAATGATGTTCTTGGAACTAAGAAACTAAAAGTTCACAATGTTGATCAAGGAAGTAAGATGATAGAATCCATCATTTGTCTAAGCAATATTTTGGTAGTTATTGATGATTTAGACAACATTAAACAGTTTGAATCATTGGTTGGACCATTTGCTTCTGGGAGTGTAGTTATTGTAACTACAAGAAATGAAGAGATGCTAGACAAAATCAAGGTAGAACCCAAATACCGGTACAGGGTAAATGTGTTGGATGGTGCCGAGTCACTAGAACTTTTTACCCGACACGCCTTTGGGGACACTATACCAGACGAAAAATTGTTGGAATTGTCTGAAGACATTCTACACAACGCTGGTGGGCTTCCCTCAGCTCTTGTGGCTTCTGGGTCGCATCTGTGTAACCGATCCGAGGTAGCATGGAAAAATTACATTCACAGACATATATTGAGCAAAGACTTGATAAAATCTGATGACCGAAAAGAATCAAATGAGCGGAAAGAATCTACAGAATCGGATGATCCGAAGGAATCTACAGAATCAGATGATCTTGAGCTCAAGAAACCAAGAAAGAGGAGATTTCAATTTTTAATGTAATTTTTAACCTATGTTGAAGCTCATTGCTTAATTTATCATCCAGGTGATATCTATACTCTTTATTATATAATTTGGTACTAAATTGGTACTTACTTCTATTCTCAATAAACTTGGTTTTTAACACAAATCGacttctattttttttaatttttattttctttttagttagtgttcatccaattgtctatttactttataaaataaaaatattttataaataatttgtaaattatattaaaaatttattaagttacgttaaattacgtagaataacttatatttatttttaattttagaaaaactatAAATAGACTAAGTAAATTACTAATACGAATTGACTTATACTCTCtctaactttatttatttataaattatattaaaaatttattacgttacgttaaattaaataaataacatatatttatttctattttgaaaaactactaactacaaagtaaaatattaacacgaattgacttatattctctGTAAACTTCATTTTCTATAGTATTATTTTCTCAATaaactttgtttttaacacaaatcgacttctattccttttaaattttcttttctttttaattaGTGTTCATCCAATCGTCTATttacttaataaaataaaaatatttttttaaacaatttgtaaattatattaaaaatttattaagttacgttaaattaagtaaaataacttatatttatttttaattttagaaaaattacaaatagattatgttagatatatttgagatgtcatgtctaatatgtttcatgtttagttttcagatcttaacaaataggaaatatcaggacttactgaaatcaggacttactggaagtcaggacttaaggatattaggacttaaggtcatatcagaacttaagtacggggaggacttacagttaaggaaggaagctaatttgcagtagaagatcgagactaaaacaaaagaagatatgcatgaaaagagttagaggGCTAAaggaattgtataagatatctgattgatatattgttttgcaagacatgcctgtatcataacaagactaagtcatattgacaaccctaagattagttttattgtaaccttaatctgtaatttatacttgtaacacttaatgtctgtaaaatgtaaatggagcagactggagcatttttccctaaacagtgtcaagcttaagaattctatctggaagaagatcaagaaggtcatgccttagaagaattatgaagaagcttggagttgaataattctgtttggtgaaaaatatttcaagtcaagatctctacaagtcacagaattagtgttaagaaatcattcgagaactcagaaagacctatcgagaactcaggaattgtctatcgagaactcaggaaatgctattggagatatcgataagttagatacccattcgagaactcagagatatcgacgagtatacattcattagagaactctgagttatcgataagccaaagtccattagagaactctgagttatcgataaaccaaaattcactagagaactcagattgtcgataagtcaagtcaacaatgaagtttcagagatattgacaagccaacatgcctatcgaaatgtcgagttctctacagcttaattggagatcttgaagtgaagaaatttctctaagtacagaattgcagaacaattcaatatccaagtttgcaaatcaacaaacaattcacacagctgaattgacaagtctacaaaaagcagcttgagagatgtgcaagatcaatggcaaagattaactaacagaggaagattaaagtaaacacgggatgctaaagatatgctaagccagaaatggaagatttgcttttctataaatagaaatgacaagtgacagtttagaaaagctaatagcatgtttattatccactgtgtaaaccagcagttaactgagttataaagttaacactggtcctctagttaaaaAAAACAATCTAGAAAGAAAATAtagtattctctctcaagaaagaagctaagttctaaaccaagaacttagagattttgtagcaaaacactgcttgatttataatataaaattaagtgagttttgaagatctctgttttacatatttgcattgttatttatgtttaacatttATTCTgcaaaatcattgataacaaccaactgctaaacccaaagtaaatcaaaaagtaaacatttaagccaaaacgCATTCACCCccacagaaaatcagtagtatcaagattcctccctttgataaggccaactacactttatggaaaaagaaaatgttgttatttataagaatggccaatcacctttacattcagatcctcaagaatgggcccttcactcctatggttagagttgagggAACCACAGATGGtgacatggttattccagctcattatgctcccaaggatgcCTCTAAGTATACTGAaactgaaagagagaaagttttcctagacagtgctttgcaactgatactaattgagtcacttgataatgtaatgtataataatattatcaattgtgacactgctaaacagatctgggaaaagattgagatactctgtgaaggaactgaggaggttaggtcaaatcaaagaaggatattgatttttcagtatgagggttttatggctaaaccaaatgaaggtattactgatgtgtttgaaaggtttaataagctgataaatgacttgcagcttcatgataaattttatgatgttgaagaagtgaatttgaagttcttgcttactctccctgatcatttggaacaaaagatctctacaatcagagaaggaagagatttaagtagaatcacactggaagtgctctatggggttctgaaaacttatgaacttgaaatgattcaaaagaaatcattaagggctggtcaaggatatgtaatggatggctcaagtgcactgattgtgaatgatggccagacctctaatgatgagaaaagatcccaaactccagtaatttctacaagtgagaaaagtgtcaatgacactaaagagcaagtcatactggaattggatgaagaagatgagttctacactcttgatgagcttgatgagctagacaaatcaatggcctacttggctagaaaattctctaacattagagtgaagaaaccaagatttttcaagagcaaaggacagtccttcaacaaagacagcagctggaaagaaaaagggaagtacactcctgatagcaaaactggctacaaaactggatctgttgatagatcaaacataaggtgctttaactgtgatgagttgggccattttgctactgaatgtaggaaacccaagaaggcaaagaaagacaaagcctatcttgaattggaagcaaagtatgatgctcttctaaagaagcaacaagggaaagcttatattgctgagggcaaaagctgggatgattcagataatgatgaagatgaagaagttggaaactatgcattcatggccttgaagcaaggagattcttcatcatctaaatcacaggtaccaactcttaccacaattgatttaaatgtgagtcaatataaggaaactgttgcaaagatgagcacagaaatgttccatatttatacaagcatggttgctgcaaatgaggaagttagcagattgaaaaagatcaatgaaaaacttgagagtgaaaaacaagagaatgaattgttgctggt is a window of Apium graveolens cultivar Ventura chromosome 11, ASM990537v1, whole genome shotgun sequence DNA encoding:
- the LOC141697008 gene encoding disease resistance protein RPV1-like yields the protein MASADPQTESASFPDSIDTSDTSETPSFCVSSPLFSTSSETPPSYASASALPPPVWDVFISFRGKDTRNNFTSHLFRRLNDFGIRAYLDKFELKTGEVVWDALVEAIQKSKMYIVVFSEDYASSSWCLNELAEIYKCYQQEKRLVVGVYCNIEPTVVRYQSGSFKQSFTKHEARVTEMEKERQKVTIEIADEEKEVVAAEAEREKVKGWRRTLNKVAAISGLPISGERTQADIVDEILDVVLLEIKPNILSVPENPVGLDPRLDNIRKLLRSGTEEGVVKIGLYGMGGVGKSTLAKALYNQLLREGTFKRSCFLGEVREASLRADGLVHLQKKLLNEVSRSKKKFEFDYVEEGIKFISDRICSEKVLLLIDDIDDCKQYESFVGTFASGSIVIITTRDKHILEKIGVETKYIGQVKVLEEAESRILFSQHAFGIATPADNSLKVLIDQILSIADGLPLALKVFGGHLFTVSDQVGWISYIEKLKRNPDSTIQEKLVISLNALKLEDPKLEKLFLDIACFFIGRKRKEVVDILETYYPHVNPKIDTLKKRCLLDDESDTLRMHELLLDIGRDVARNNSDDEPGKHSRLWLTKDICRVLKNRKGTEAIEGIIPSNFYHQDAFEGVSFAAATSTFKRMNILRFLYIKNVDLGGSFEQIFENLTWFHWDGCHLECLPSDFCPENLVILALRSSKMKTMWKINMESQVFENLKTLDMSYSLDLIMTPDFNKLPCLEILNLEGCKSLMEVDVSIVCLVSLATLNLGGCVILRNLPDNICDLRALKSLNIGGCSSLEALPVEVGYIESLTELSAWGLATVSNIPDSIIHLTNLVHLNLSDNAFGTPSPSRTASPPTRWDVFLSFRAEDTRSSFTSHLYSALNQNGIRTFSDEPTILRGEVISDLLLQAIHESKTNIVVFSKNYASSPWCLNELVEILNCRETMHRLVIPVFYDIDPSALRNQTGRLREIFEKHEARFEMDKVNKWRRTLGEVSSYSGWHIKSSGRSEAQTINDIVDRILVETNPMSLYVPEYPVGLGSRVENLTALLSGETKDVIKIGLYGVAGVGKTTLARALYNQLLLRSFKGTCFLAQVQEASRTTKGLVSLQQKLINDVLGTKKLKVHNVDQGSKMIESIICLSNILVVIDDLDNIKQFESLVGPFASGSVVIVTTRNEEMLDKIKVEPKYRYRVNVLDGAESLELFTRHAFGDTIPDEKLLELSEDILHNAGGLPSALVASGSHLCNRSEVAWKNYIHRHILSKDLIKSDDRKESNERKESTESDDPKESTESDDLELKKPRKRRFQFLM